In Anomaloglossus baeobatrachus isolate aAnoBae1 chromosome 6, aAnoBae1.hap1, whole genome shotgun sequence, the genomic stretch ggtgtgcgcaagacacctggtgggagtgtattttgcaataaaaatcactcaacacatcatcgggttccaaaaggttattctccaaacgccacattccacactgaaacttctctttgagaaaaacatcccaggtgtgtcaaatcagagatttgcccattggttgctctcattgtctccaaatcaaattgaggtagattataaggccaagtatgttcttcctcaattgatgcagtatgaaggacagacccatgattgcatagaaacgttccatgaaccaagtccatctctcttcagacgacagtcggaagacgcggatgaacctgtgtttgtagacggttctagattttttctggaaggacactatcacacaggatatggaattttctattccaagcgaggacaagtggtaaaacacaagttaccgagtcatttctcagctcaaagggcagagatagaagcggtaagaatggtcctacagctgaatgaagctgatgatcaaactccaatggtaatctacagtgatagctcctatgttgtcagatccctaaccgattacctgcctgtttgggaaaggagaggctacgtggactcgtccaacaaagccttgttgcaccgcgaaactctagaatcaatttttgagatggcatctagggccccaaatagatttgctatagtgaaagtcgctgcacataaaagatctgatgatgagttatctgtaggaaatgcaaccgcagatgctctagccaaagaagctgccctgacaggagaggaagtgtttgactctgaaccttctgagaattcagcggttcaaagaacagacacgtacataccttcatttgcagaagaacagagaaaagatccttctcttgttacttctctggatgatccaaaacctcctttcatttgtgaaaatggggttttgtgtcacagttcaaatgaagaattgcgtccagttgtaccaaaacatctacaggtagaattcactcgatacaaccatgagagtttaggtcacttgggacaacagaaattgttagtcattctcaaggagaaattttattgggaaaaaatggacgaaacagttcaaagtgttgtactatcatgtctcatttgtgcccaaataaatccaagacctaaaggacagaagccaccacttctacggatcgcacctgcagatggtccatggtctacactgcagatagactatattggtcctttaccctcaggtaaacatggtctcaggtatgcattgattgtggtagatgtgttctcaaaatgggtagaaatattacctgttaggaaagatgatgctttgtccacagcaagggaattggtacaacatgtcttttgtacttgggggatcccaaggatgattacctccgatcgaggtagccacttcacaggtaaaatcatgcaaactgcttgtgctattctaggggcgcgacagcaatttcatgtcccctatcatccacaatctgcgggaattgtggaaagaatgaataggacaatcaagtccagaattgcaaagatgcttttggacaaaggtaacacttgggttgacaaggttcctttcatactgatgagtataagaggttcaatctcttctacaactcaattcactccgtttgagttgatgacgggaagaaaaatgccattgtggtttccacatgagccatttttatccactccacaaaaagatgctatctcaaggtcccaatggttgagatcgctgcaggagaacctgaaagcgattctgccatatgcggcatcgagaatgcagaaaatggagccaccctatgagtccaaattcaagaaaggtgctctagtgatgatcaaaacctttcgcaagagtggtccatgggagtgtaattgggaaggtccttttgaagtccttgagactatgggacaagtcatgattcttgtgcaccgagtgtcaaatgtggtaaaaaagacccggaaaacacaaaaagtgtgggttcacgttgaccagtgcaaaatatttgtgacaaaataatgatactgcatttctttccaggaagaaatggattcctatacgaactggaataaagaacctaaagactgtgaaggaaagatgacatcaagccttctggagaaagaacatcttcccaagctcaagacaagcttctacgtgatgggatctacgttcctgctgctttgctttattttcgtcattgtttacatgttacatcaaggaacaatcgccaatgatgtgaatgaacagactagagagattcaacattctcgaagaccaagaggatcagatacacggaacttactgacagaggacatcacggacaattctgtggagataacaggaaatatctgcatgggatatggaacaaaatgttgcattgaattacatttcatacacgacacagacataatattacatgcgattgcaggacctaaaactagattcacacaattacaaggagaatatgtacacaataataaaactggtacatgggaatgttctcctacagatgtactatactggaacatagagatcagaggtgatgaacctgctgtatggtccggtgatattacaaatgacatgattgcaaagggaaagtttggaagatccaaaacagaaattttgttaaaaactcaggtttttgggaaaattctggatccttctttactctccatcacagaaggagataaagattgggtcaaaacatggaatttccagataacacgggaacctgtgcaagttcaggtatctgtagtgtttaccgttactaacactatagttccggaaataagggtttcaccacagacagtacatgataaagtaaatacattacccataatgttaaaatgtaacacaaggttgaaattgccttctgagtctttgttgacatggaccaaaaattcatcatttttgggaagttttttaaacagtccaactaatgtcattcacagaggtcagattggtaatatcaggtggatggatgatacgttcattttttccatagagaatccatcttccagggactctggaatttaccagtgttgcgttgaaacaaagacacattacagacattgtaaagacgttagtgtgaatatttggtcagcagcagatagtgcatgcacagacacgaggttcatgccgtctactcctttccaaattaatcaatttcagtccaagtccttattaagggatggagaatttatgacaatggtgtggattttcaatatgtctcattggaagatctctaccaggtttcctcagtgtcaatcacatctcataaacatggagatggggatagaacagtggtttgggaaaagaactactcagactaggagtaagagaggagtgttagaaggaattctgggaggaattgggacagtgggaagtctgactaatgccatgaatatacagacacttaagtcagatttggataatattggttttgttggaggaaaaggtgtaaaggttcagaagagtctgaatcaacttcttgaaaagatggtaatgaatacagctgctgtactaggctctaccgtgtcacatctacaggatgctacattagctctcgtggaaagcacacacgaaacacaagtggctaaagcgtgcctggagatacaggtagagtactcttctaatttgaagctgattgcacaagctttacagagtggaattactccactgggaatactgcgaaatttacctgtagagtatgattttgcattgaatcatacggatttgtgggtaaataagtggttaggatgtgaacgaaacatttgtgttggcacatcgctaatcccggtgattggaagagaggggactattgttcctgttacagttttgggtatacctgtgagcaacacacaacaagtgttctatcaactgcagtacacagattttgcatttgatggagtgaacactgaacaagtagacatttcttcatgtttgcattttgtttctaaggtgatgtgtttacctggacaggataaggtgatttatcattcatgttttcataatcattcttcttgtcatgcgagaatagagactgtacagacactacatgatctggtgactccagtaagtccaactaagatatgttttcaggtcatgtctgagacagagaaggtttctgttttctatcctgcttgtgtacataaggaaaacctacctatgggtttgtattgtatagaaggagatgtgaggtctctttcaaagaaggaaggaagttttaatatcacttctataggaaagagaaatttaacggc encodes the following:
- the LOC142243823 gene encoding uncharacterized protein LOC142243823 — protein: MDSYTNWNKEPKDCEGKMTSSLLEKEHLPKLKTSFYVMGSTFLLLCFIFVIVYMLHQGTIANDVNEQTREIQHSRRPRGSDTRNLLTEDITDNSVEITGNICMGYGTKCCIELHFIHDTDIILHAIAGPKTRFTQLQGEYVHNNKTGTWECSPTDVLYWNIEIRGDEPAVWSGDITNDMIAKGKFGRSKTEILLKTQVFGKILDPSLLSITEGDKDWVKTWNFQITREPVQVQVSVVFTVTNTIVPEIRVSPQTVHDKVNTLPIMLKCNTRLKLPSESLLTWTKNSSFLGSFLNSPTNVIHRGQIGNIRWMDDTFIFSIENPSSRDSGIYQCCVETKTHYRHCKDVSVNIWSAADSACTDTRFMPSTPFQINQFQSKSLLRDGEFMTMVWIFNMSHWKISTRFPQCQSHLINMEMGIEQWFGKRTTQTRSKRGVLEGILGGIGTVGSLTNAMNIQTLKSDLDNIGFVGGKGVKMCSNKEAFLREFIEVYESLPSLWKVKSPEYGNRHLKKEGYGKMIEVFEKHHPTIKGTADIVKRKLQAIRPVDKELPHPSTSILNLTEELPVENSNDVMPEETPNQESVSEPRLLDTPLTSLSQEDVEEAGPSNVQTHQLTIRKRKGPTPSTTTAVIQLMGVAQNILDHHNRTPISGLAHFVDDEMRAISPSQQYLAQCLVQDVYGLARANKLTQSSFVAVGEADVQEMDSQGQQTATAQKEPPVQCNKNRVQCGKNTQKNKSCRTRLYGPVYCKCTSK